Within the Mumia flava genome, the region ACAAGATCTACCCGACGCGCGACGACGCCCTCGCTCGGTTCCGTACGATCCCGGCGGACGACGCCGGCCCGCCGTACGTCCGCCGGCACATCGCGGCCACCTCCGTACGGGAGGTCGAGGGCGGCTGGACGTGGAAGTTCGACCCGCAGGTCTTCTTCAGCGCCCGGATGGAGCCCGAGGAGATCGCCGCGGCGACGTGCCCCGTGGCGCTGGTCCGCGGTGAGCGCGGTCTGGCGACGAGCGACATCACGGCGACCGTGGCCGAGCGGCTCGGCGGCGCTGCCCCGGTGACCGTGATCCCGGACGCCGGGCACCACGTGATGATCGACCAGCCGGTCGCCCTGATCGCGGCGATGCAGACCCTGCTCGGACAGTGGCAGCTGCTCCGCCGGCTCGCCGCCGTACCTGAGGACGAGCCGCCACGCGGCGTGTGACGGGCCCGGCGGCCTGAATTGAAACAATGACAGTGTTGCTGTCATAGTGGTGCGCGTTACCATTGACACTGCCGTTACTCGCAAGTAACTTTTTGAGGGTCGAGCGAGTCTCTTCCACGTCGCTGTCACACGAACGAAGGAACGCCATGTCTGAGGCATTCATCTACGACGCGATCCGCACCCCGCGCGGCCGCGGCAAGAAGTCCGGATCCCTGCACGAGGTCAAGCCGATCAGCCTCGTGACCGGGCTGATGCGCGAGGTGCTCGAGCGCAACCCGGGCCTCGACCCCGCGACCATCGAGGACGTCGTCCTCGGCTGCGTCTCGCCGATCGGCGACCAGGGCGCCGACATCGCGAAGACCGCCGCCCTCGCCGCCGGGCTGCCCGACACGGTCGCCGGCGTCCAGCTCAACCGCTTCTGCGCCTCCGGCCTCGAGGCGGTCAACCAGGCGGCGCAGCGCATCCGCTCCGGCTGGGAGGACCTCATCCTCGCCGGCGGGGTCGAGTCGATGAGCCGCGTCCCGATGGGCAGCGACGGCGGTGCGATGGTCCTCGACCCGCAGACCGCCTTCGACACCGACTTCGTCCCGCAGGGCATCGGCGCCGACCTGATCGCGACCGTCGAGGGCTTCTCCCGCACCGACGTCGACACGTACGCCGCGGAGTCCCAGGCGCGCGCCGCGAAGGCGATCGCGAACGGCTACTTCACCAAGTCCGTGATCCCGGTCCAGGACCGCAACGGCCTGACCGTGCTCGACCACGACGAGTTCGTCCGGCCCGGCACCACCGCCGAGTCCCTGGCGAGCCTCCCCCCGTCGTTCGCC harbors:
- a CDS encoding acetyl-CoA C-acetyltransferase, yielding MSEAFIYDAIRTPRGRGKKSGSLHEVKPISLVTGLMREVLERNPGLDPATIEDVVLGCVSPIGDQGADIAKTAALAAGLPDTVAGVQLNRFCASGLEAVNQAAQRIRSGWEDLILAGGVESMSRVPMGSDGGAMVLDPQTAFDTDFVPQGIGADLIATVEGFSRTDVDTYAAESQARAAKAIANGYFTKSVIPVQDRNGLTVLDHDEFVRPGTTAESLASLPPSFAGIGDFGGFDSVALEKYRTVERIDHVHHAGNSSGIVDGAAIVAIGSEAAGAANGLTPRARILATAVSGSEPTIMLTGPAPATRKALAKAGLEASDIDLYEMNEAFAAVVLRFMKDMSVPHDIVNVNGGAIALGHPLGATGAMILGTLVDELERRDQRYGVATLCVGGGMGIATVVERI